The proteins below are encoded in one region of Hordeum vulgare subsp. vulgare chromosome 3H, MorexV3_pseudomolecules_assembly, whole genome shotgun sequence:
- the LOC123440483 gene encoding acidic endochitinase-like, which produces MFGYHRHRQEIKMASDLFLAALLISVASLAGLAAGARAGGIAIYWGQNGNEGTLAQTCASGNYKFVNVAFLYTFGKGQAPLLNLAGHCDPATSGSCTFVGADVRSCQRLGIKVLLSIGGGVGSYGLSSRADARLVARYLWENYLGGTSASRPLGDAVLDGVDFDIESGGSAHWDDLARELKKYSGKGREHKKVYLAAAPQCPFPDASLGGLGGALGTGLFDYVWVQFYNNPPCQYTTDSGVGNLARAWEQWTAIPARQVFLGLPAALEAAGTGFVETTDLVSKVLPVVKKSKKYGGIMLWSRFYDGKTGYSDKVKPSL; this is translated from the coding sequence ATGTTCGGCTATCATCGGCACCGCCAAGAAATCAAGATGGCGAGCGACCTGTTTCTGGCGGCGCTGCTAATTTCCGTGGCGTCATTGGCCGGACTGGCCGCCGGAGCGCGCGCAGGCGGCATCGCGATCTACTGGGGCCAGAACGGCAACGAAGGCACGCTGGCCCAGACCTGCGCCAGCGGCAACTACAAGTTCGTCAACGTGGCCTTCCTGTACACCTTCGGCAAGGGCCAGGCGCCGCTGCTGAACCTGGCCGGCCACTGCGACCCGGCGACCAGCGGATCGTGCACCTTCGTGGGCGCTGACGTCAGGTCCTGCCAGCGCCTCGGCATCAAGGTCCTGCTCTCCATCGGCGGCGGCGTCGGCAGCTACGGCCTCTCGTCCCGCGCGGACGCTAGGCTGGTCGCGAGGTACCTCTGGGAGAACTACCTCGGCGGCACGTCGGCATCGAGGCCCCTCGGGGACGCCGTCCTCGACGGCGTCGACTTCGACATCGAGAGCGGCGGGAGCGCGCACTGGGACGACCTGGCGCGGGAGCTCAAGAAGTACTCGGGGAAGGGGCGCGAGCACAAGAAAGTGTACCTAGCGGCGGCGCCGCAGTGCCCGTTCCCGGACGCGTCGCTCGGCGGGCTCGGCGGCGCGCTCGGCACGGGCCTGTTCGACTACGTGTGGGTGCAGTTCTATAACAACCCGCCGTGCCAGTACACCACGGACAGCGGGGTGGGCAACCTGGCGCGCGCGTGGGAGCAGTGGACGGCGATACCGGCGAGGCAGGTGTTCCTGGGGCTCCCGGCGGCGCTCGAGGCCGCCGGCACCGGGTTCGTGGAGACGACAGACCTGGTGTCCAAGGTGCTGCCGGTGGTGAAGAAGTCGAAGAAGTACGGTGGCATCATGCTGTGGTCGAGGTTCTACGACGGGAAGACCGGGTACAGCGACAAGGTCAAGCCCAGCCTGTGA
- the LOC123440484 gene encoding NDR1/HIN1-like protein 10, producing MASYEKPQPQPPANAAPYYAYPAPQQPAYYAPPPPPPPAPRRSAPGCFLCFVFKVIALVVIALGAAVLVLWLILRPGAVRATAVSATLSRFDLSEGGGRRGGEGILQYNLTVDVRVRNPNRFRIHYEYAEAQASYDGERFGFDPVDPFYLERKGEHTVTAAFAGSSAVDDRGALRSYQRERSDGLYIVKVRLYADLGFKVRVFNARRKSKISCTLRLPAPNANASAVPVPTMLGTRCGVDF from the coding sequence ATGGCCTCCTACGAGAAGCCGCAGCCGCAGCCGCCGGCGAACGCGGCGCCCTACTACGCGTACCCGGCCCCGCAGCAGCCGGCGTActacgcgccgccgcctccccctccgccCGCCCCGCGCCGGAGCGCGCCCGGCTGCTTCCTCTGCTTCGTCTTCAAGGTCATCGCCCTCGTCGTCATCGCGCTGGGGGCTGCCGTCCTCGTGCTCTGGCTCATCCTGCGCCCGGGCGCCGTCAGGGCCACCGCCGTCTCCGCCACGCTCTCCCGCTTCGACCTGTCCGAAGGCGGCGGCCGCCGCGGCGGCGAGGGGATCCTCCAGTACAACCTCACCGTGGACGTCCGCGTCCGCAACCCCAACCGCTTCCGCATCCACTACGAGTACGCCGAGGCGCAGGCGTCCTACGACGGCGAGCGCTTCGGGTTCGACCCCGTCGACCCCTTCTACCTGGAGAGGAAGGGCGAGCACACCGTCACGGCCGCGTTCGCCGGCTCGTCCGCCGTCGACGACCGCGGCGCGCTGCGCTCGTACCAGAGGGAGAGGAGCGACGGTTTGTACATCGTCAAGGTTAGGCTGTACGCCGACCTCGGGTTCAAGGTCAGGGTCTTCAACGCGCGCCGCAAGAGCAAGATCAGCTGCACGCTCCGCCTGCCGGCGCCGAACGCGAACGCGAGTGCGGTGCCGGTGCCCACGATGCTGGGGACGAGGTGCGGCGTGGACTTCTGA